Below is a genomic region from Persicimonas caeni.
TGCGTCGAGCCCCGTGACCGTATAGGAGGCGAGCTCTTCGGGGCTGTGCCAGACCCACAGTGAGGGCTGGAAGCTACGCGGGTTCGTCGCCAAGAGCGACTCGCCATGCGCAGTCCAGGTGTTGGACACTTCGGTAACTCTGGCGAGCGGCGAATTCTCATCGACGGCCTCCCAGCTCGCGCCTCCGTCGGTAGAGATTTCGAAGGAACGTCCCATCTCGGACTGTACCTCGACGACCAGACAACCGGGGCCGACCGTATAGCCTCGTCGGGCGAGGGCGTCGTGCGCGATCTCCCACGTTTGGGCGCCGTCCACGCTGCGCCACAGCTTGCGCACATAACCCGTTTCCGAGCTCTCGAAAGTCTCTTCGTACAGGTAGAGCGCCTCGCCGTCGCCTCTCAGGTCGAAGGCGTAGTCGGCCGGCATCTCCATCTCTTCCCACGTCTGGCCCGCGTCGGTCGTTCGGTACAGCGCCGTGTGGTCTTCGCCGGGGATATGCTCCAGGAAAAAGTGCGCCTCGCCGGCTCTCACGATGCGCTCGGTTGTGTCGTGGACCCGCCACGCCGTCTCGGGAAGCGTCGCTTGGCTCCATCCGCTCTCTGCAGAGTAGATGTGAGCAGGCATATGGCGCCCCGGCACGTAGTCGCGAAGCTCGCCCACAAAGACCAGCTCCCCGTCGATGCGGCCGCGGTACTCGTATGCGTTTCCGAAAGGTCCGTCGAGTGCTTCGCGGGCGAAGAAGCCCGGGTCGCGGGTCTCGTCTTGGCGTACTTCGTCCGAGCAGCCGACGAAGGCGAACAAGCTGGTGACAAGGAGGAGAACAACGAGGTGGTACGGGCGGCGCATGGGACTCTCGACTGGTGGAGCAAATGGTACGCGCTCCATATACCACAGCCGAGAATCAGTCTCGAATCGCTTCGTTCGAATCGACCATCGCGACGTTGTCGCTCGAGGTCCAGGCGGTCGAGCCGTCGGCGAAGCCGAGCTCGACCCAGCCGTCGCGCTTGTCCTCGACGGGAAGCAGCACGCCCGGCACGAGCACCGTGTCGATGCTGGCGAGCCCGGCGTGTTCGCTGGGGCCTTCGCGAAGCTGCGTGCCGTCGGCGACCACCACGGCCGGGTGGACGTCGTTGACCACGTAGTCGCGCGCGACCCATCCGCCCACGACAAGCACGATCGCCAACGCCGAAATCGAAGCGATGGCCAGCCCCGCGTCGCGCAGGGCGACGTTCGAGGAGCGTCGGCGAGCGAGGCTGCCCAGCAGCAGAAGCCAGGTGAAGCCGACGAGCAGCCAGGGGAAGAAGTGCGGCGAGACGCTCGTGGCCAGCCTCCACCAAAAGAGCCCCTCGGAGGTCGTGTTTTCGCGCACGGTCCCGGAGGCTCGCTCGATTTGGCTCAGGCGGACGATCTGGTGGACGAGGTCGCGGTTCTTCTCGATCTTCTCGTCGCCCGGATCGTGGAGCGCGGCGCGCTCGAGGGCGAGGCGGGCCAGTCCGTAGTCGCCGGTGTGGGCCAGCGCGGTGCCCAGGTTGTAGAGGACATCGGGGGCGTGCGGATGAGCCGCGTTGACCTCGCCCCAAAAGTCAGCAGCCTGCTCCCATTGGTTCTGTTGCTGGGCTTGGACGGCGCGCTCCACGAGCTTCGTCTCGTCGCCCTGGGCGACGGCGTCCGCGGGGGCGAGCATGCCCGCCGCGCCGACGGACAACGCCAGGAGTACGGCGGCGGCCGACTGGGCGGACCATTTCTTGGCGCGGCGCTCGCCCTCGAGTTCGCGCAGGCACGCTTCGCACTCGTCGCGAAGCTCGTCGGCGCGCGCGGCCTTGGCGGTCTGGTCGGGCGAGTAGCGCGCCTCGTCGAGGCCGCGCAGAAGCTCGCCCACACGCTCGGCGAGGGCCGACGAGACGCCCAAGCCCTCGAGGTGCTCGGGGAGTGTCGACTCGGAGACGGCGCCGGCGCGCACGCCGGCTCGGTCGGTCACATAGATCGTCACCGCCGCGCGCACCCCGTCGAGCTTGTCGGCGGGCGGCTTTTTGTCGGCTTCGGCGAGCTTCGCCAGCGCGGTCTTGTAGGGGTTGGCGCGTTTTCTTTTGGAGCGCTGCTTCGAGGCGAGCTTCGAGAGCGGTCCGGCGAGCCACAGCGCCAGTACGCCCAGGCCGGGCAGGGCGAGCAAGGCCCAGAAGAGCGGATTGCGCGACAGCGGTTCCTTGGAGCTGGTGAGCGCGACGTCGGCGCGGGGCGCGTCGAGCTTGGCCACCAACGCTTCGAGCACGTCGGCTTCTTCGCGCTTGTCGTCCGGCTCGGGGGTCGGAGGCGCCTGGTGGTCGAGGGCCAGCGAGCCGCCCCTGATTTCGATTTCGATGGGCTGGGTGTCGATGGTCTCGTACTTCTCCTGCTTCGGGTCGAAGTAGGAGAACTCGAGGCTCGGAATGGTCAGCGTGCCCTCGCGAGTGGGCACGAGGGTGTACTCGACGGTCTTCGTGCCGCCGACGATGCCGCGGTCGATGCTGCGATCGAGCTTCTCGTCGGTGCCGGCGACGCGCGCGCCCTCGATGGCGGGCAAC
It encodes:
- a CDS encoding BatD family protein, with amino-acid sequence MSIRHPNMNTPKASSLRPLVQAATLLVLIALVALPSLAFAQTDVRTSVSPREVEVGQLFDYNVNAQVEGNQRVRLLGRPKLGRAFQLLGTSGTTHPVVQGGKMFNVLSYTFKVRALTPGKHTIEPPVIRVNGKPLDLRPVTVQVHQRGKGPKQQPQRNPREKEEDRVAFIDHELEPTHKPYVGEQVTLAYYLYAQAFRANVEPAPPDEPSLDDFWIEDLSEQFSGRRQTLRINGKVMERANLRAYALFPLRAGTTRIEPLEVDVRVRGFLRQPGHSRLESEAIELDVQPLPPDAPDSFYEGNIGQWRFEVTTDRTRAKMGQPLRIRVTVRGDGQIRRTALPELPAIEGARVAGTDEKLDRSIDRGIVGGTKTVEYTLVPTREGTLTIPSLEFSYFDPKQEKYETIDTQPIEIEIRGGSLALDHQAPPTPEPDDKREEADVLEALVAKLDAPRADVALTSSKEPLSRNPLFWALLALPGLGVLALWLAGPLSKLASKQRSKRKRANPYKTALAKLAEADKKPPADKLDGVRAAVTIYVTDRAGVRAGAVSESTLPEHLEGLGVSSALAERVGELLRGLDEARYSPDQTAKAARADELRDECEACLRELEGERRAKKWSAQSAAAVLLALSVGAAGMLAPADAVAQGDETKLVERAVQAQQQNQWEQAADFWGEVNAAHPHAPDVLYNLGTALAHTGDYGLARLALERAALHDPGDEKIEKNRDLVHQIVRLSQIERASGTVRENTTSEGLFWWRLATSVSPHFFPWLLVGFTWLLLLGSLARRRSSNVALRDAGLAIASISALAIVLVVGGWVARDYVVNDVHPAVVVADGTQLREGPSEHAGLASIDTVLVPGVLLPVEDKRDGWVELGFADGSTAWTSSDNVAMVDSNEAIRD